The Lolium rigidum isolate FL_2022 chromosome 2, APGP_CSIRO_Lrig_0.1, whole genome shotgun sequence genomic interval cctccgtcccgttttAATCAACGCGGGAGGAGAAAAACAGTTCACTAATCACATTTTACAGTCCAGTCCTTAACAAAAACAGTAACCTCTATCAAGCACTGGATCGATCGAGCTGGATCGATGAGGATGCCACCCGCCTCCGCCCGCTCCTGCTGGGGCCCGCcacgcacggcggcggcggcgacggggagcTGCGGCGACGGGGACGTGTCTGGGCGAGTGTCGGGGTCAGGCTCCGCGacagcctccagctccgcctgcccGAGATCGAGGGAGTGCCGCTCCGTGTCCCCGAGATCGGTCCAGTcgacggcgaccggcggcgaggcCATGTCTGCTGTGGCGGCGAGGAGGGCATTGACGATGATGTTGGAGACCGGATCGAGCAGGCCGACGCAGACCCCCGAGGGGAGGAAGCGCCGTAGGACGTCGGAGCCGGTGAGCCGGTCGAGGGCCTCCTAGTAGTGGCTCTGGATCTTGAGGAGGAGCTGAGACCTGTCCTGCTCCCTCTCCTTGTGCCACGGGGAGCCGTCGTCATACAGTGCCGGAGTGTAGATGCGGAGACGGCCGGTGCTGAGTCCGGCGTGGAGGCTGGCCATCGCCGGAGACCTAGCGATCGGGGTTTGGGTGGGGATTTGGGTTCGATTCAATTCGATCGATTTGGGAGGGGAGGGGACGGACGGGGCCGACCGACGGGGTTTCCGTTCCGTGTCGGGGAGCTGCGGCGACGGGGTCGTGGTGTACGCTCAAAAAACAAGAAAAGGTGGGGGGTTTTCGCAAAAAAGACAGTCAAGTTAATTaaaatgggacggagggagtactacctaTAATACTTTTATTGGGCTAGTCTTATAGATTTTCTAGTGCTACCATGCGGCAAAATTATCTAATACTGAAAAACTGAAGATAAAAAAACGTTTCGGGCTCGCTCTCGCCCCCCGCGCGGGCGAGAGGGAGCCAACCCTAGCACCACCGCCGGTCCCTCTTCTCCCCCTCCCCTCCGCTGCCGCTGGTGCGTGCCGCCGGGCGTTGCTCGTGCGGTGCCGGTGGCGGCGGTCGGCTGTTCCCCGCGCGTGTGGCAATGAGGCGCAGAGCTCggcgcccgcggcggtgctcttcgGTGGTTGTCGGTCCGGCGCGGCTGGGTGGCTACGGTGGCGACGACGCTGCTccttggcggcggggcggcgtggcGCGGGTAGGCGGTAGGCTAGTCACCGGCGTGCAGCCGGCAGGGTCATCTCGACCTACATATGGACCAGTTGGGCCCAATCTGGGATTGGACTGGCTGCCCTAGGCGCGTTGTTGTCGTTTCGTGGAGGTGGCGGAGGTGCGTCGGTGGGGATGGATTGTAGCGGCACTGCCAGTCGGCCTGCTGCAGCGTGGCGGCGGAGACTTCACGGGCCAGTTTGGGCCCGGCCGGGCCAGTATGGGCCTGGTGTGTCTCTGGTACTACGTTCGGTGGGCTACtgcgaaggcggtggaggtagtgcCCTCCCGCGCGGCTGCGGTGCTGTTGCCCCTTACCCGTTGTCCATTTCCTTCCTCTAGGCCTCGCGACAATGTCCGCAGTGATACGACGAAGTTGTagtcaagaccgtggtggcgcatCTTTGGTGGGCGACATGTTGGATGGGCTATTTGGATTGTCCAGGGTTGTGTTGGTTGGGTTCAGGAGAAATCCTTGCCGGCTTGTTCGGCACCGATGCGGTGACACCTATGGGTGCCATCCTTCTTTCCTGAAGCGCATCGGATGTACCTCCCTCCTCACCCCCgccgcgtaccgggggaaaccctaggacttgtCCGGGCAACAACGGCGTCATCATCACTTTCCTTGTtggaggtgttgcttggtatgtgGGCGATCCAGAGTGCTAGGAGCATGGTGGGACTtgtccggagggcgcagcggtggcGACTCGTCTTCGTTTTTCCGTCGAGCTGCCGGTGACGgcattttgtttctcttttctttctttctatgtATTTTCTTTTGGGATTGGTTGTGCTACGACCCAGCATGTTCATTGTATcttgtggttgctatattaatagagcagggcgaaagcctatttcgagagaAAAACTGAAGATTCTTTTACACTacatttcgaagaaaaaaaactaCTGGCTCGAGCCAATTTGGAAATAATAATTTATTTTACTATGGCATGCCCTTCAACTTTTTTGCTAAGATAAAATAAAATTCCGGTAACCTTTTTTTGCTATGTCATTTTCCAAATCTGTCCAAACACAAATCTAAATCCTCACTCCCCGTGGGTCTCGCTCTCGCATTACAAATTCTGCCGTCGTGCGTagcgccggcctccgccgcctcctcgggCGGAGAAAAGGAAAATGAAGGAACTGCTCGGTCGTGTCCGAATCCGGCCGCCGTTGACCACCACCAACTGCTCGGCCACGGCCGCCTCCGGTGCTCTGTTTGCTGGGTCGCTGCGTCTACTAGTGATTCCATCCCGGCCGACTTCTCCGACTCCATATAAATGGTACCTCAGTCTGTTGTTTTCTGGCTTCTGCAACTCGCCCTCGGCATCAACTGATGGATGGTGTCTGCTGATTTTTTGCAGCTCCCCCGGGATGGATTTTGATTACTTCCGTTCGTGGATGGATTAGCAGTGAGCTGCCTAATTATGCAGGGGAAATCATTTGCTTGATTGCATCTAATGTACACAGTGTTCAGGTTTGTCAGGTGGAGTCCATATGCGTATTTGAGCGTTTTGAGCCTACACGATTTGCTTATCCTAGTGTCTGTTCGAGATTCACTCCATCTAGTTAAGCAGTATCGTAATGCAGATAGCTACAAATGTTTTCTGTACATTGTGAACGGGTCATAGCCTCATAGCTGCTTTCAGTTCAGTAATGTACATGTTCAATGAAGAGTTCAAATTCTTCTACTCCTTAGGTTTGGCGTCAAGTTTGCACCCCAACCTCTGCTGAAATATCATGTGCAACTATCTAAAAATTCATCATGTGATCTTATACAAATTGATTCGCAGTTCCCGAGTTATTCTATTTTGTATTACGACAAGTAGAACACATGATCGAGAATAAAATCCACTGAAAGAGTCGTATTGGTGCACCTAGATACAGCTAAAGATACAAGCCTCGGAGAATACCTCAGGCATCCTAGATGTAATCTTTTTTGGGTGTATCAACTTGATACTTTTGCAAAGAATCAATAAGTTAAAAAAAAATCTTATGAGTAATGAGGTTTCTTTCATGGCCTTGCGAAATGCAAGTTAGTGATTGGTGAATGAAAACCATCTCTCTGCTTTAGACAAGCTAGCTCCATTTGTAATTGTGATGGTCACTAATACAACTTTCAGCAAATGAAACCAACCATTTCTTTCATTGTTACCAATTTATTCTTCTATTATAATTAGCTATGTAACTTTCTTTCTTTATTTCATTACTTGGTTGGTTGTTGCAGGTTGATGTGGGCATATGAGTGTTGTAGATGTACATTTGCAATGTGCCTTTTGCATTACTCGGCACTAAGGTGCATATGATTAATTTGGTCTCTGAATTCCTTTCGGATAAATCatgcattttcatgttttaagtagTTATTTGCCATCATTCTTATGAGTTGGGCTGCAATAAAACAATGATGGTGTGCTTGACTTCAGCACGTCATCCAAGAAAGAGAAATTACAAAAAAAGGGAATATTATGCTTTTGTTGGATTTTAACATATATCTAGATAGGGAGCGAAACATAAAACGGGGGATATAAATACAACACAATTTATGTTGTTGAGGTGACAGAAACTTTCCTAGCTATCTGCTTTATCGTAGAAGTATATTCCGGTGTAAGCTTGCTGTTGTGCCTACTGCTACTTTAGTCCACTAGAATTACCAAACTctagtttcttttcttttatgcacTAGATTATATACCATCTCATCGTATCATATGGGCAGCAGCTATAGGGGTTGCATGAGTAAGaccagtcacaatgggaagtatcatacactagtatcatgcacatgatactagtttatgatactaatcccacaatgcatagtatcataagatagtatcatgcTATCATCATAttccatatttaatgttttgtaaaatctcaatgcaaatgtatgtacatgatgtgtttgccattaagttttctagttgtacgtgctatgatacggtatcatattatgataccactctcatctctcacctcattaattggtgtgccacatcagatttttgccaacatggcatgcatgatactacttatgatactcccattgtggctagtctaaggTTCGATGTTCTGTTGACACCGAAGCTTGTGAAGAGTGAACCACCATGGAGTTCTTCATTAAGGACATAGTTTTTCAGCTTTAAGGACACAAGAACCTAAGGTACCACTTCACCAGATAATCAAACATATATGTATATTGCCTGGAAAGTTCTTTTGGTGCATTCCAGGCATATTTCCATAGTTCACAGGATACAAATTCCAATGTGCATACCCTGAATATCTTCTGCTCTCACCCGTTTTACAGTGAGCCAGATAATATCGATGCTTGAGATGGAACTGAATATGTTGATGAATTATCTTGAACAAACATGAGCGAACTTGCAtagaaagtttctatgctaatcaCGCCTTCCAGTACTTTGATCACGATTGACATTGAAAGCCTTCGAATGCTTTCATGTTGCAAGCATCATATTGCAAGCTTCATCATTTGAACAACTTACCCCTGGTGTGAGACCATATCATCACCATGGTTGTCAATCAGATCAATAAATTGGTTGTTTTGAGCTTTTTCTCGTAACAGATTTATGAGCTGAACATTCCACTCGGGTTGCGAGTTATCAATAAAAAAATTCAACATTCGCCATCTGTTTTACCCAAGGAAAATAATGTGGTGTTCTTCTATGATATCATCGAAAAATATACTCACTCCACCGCCTGTCGCCTCTTTCACCTGGAAATAATACTATTTACCTTCTTCTCGGTACCTTTAAAAAATATACTGACTCCATCACCCGTTGTCTCTTTCATAGCAACTCCGGAATACTCCACCATCCACCGCCTCTGCCTTCTATTCGGAATCTCAGAAAACCTCATACGTTTTTCTCTTGACGTGTGTAAAGTTTGTACCCAGTTCAGTGAAATCAACaatcttttttttgcgaaacataaaACCAACTATCTAGCCAGGTCATGCTCATATAAAAAATCGGTGCCAAGGCAATAAAGGTGAGAGTTGCAAATTATCTTTTTTGAAAGAGTAGCACAGATATCCTTTCTCGCAGAAGAACAATAAAAACAGAGCAAGATGTAAGTCATGGCTCACACATCTGGAGAAGGAGGCATAGGACAATGACGCTTAGGACTGGGTTCAGGACTAAACGGACTGGCAGGACTAAACAGGGGTGACAGAGGACTATATGGAGGAGACACGGGACTAAACGGAAGGTGAGGGGGACAATCTCGTCGGACAGCAGATGCTCTTTCTTTACCTTCAACCACTTCACGTCGCCGGGCGGCAGCAGTGTGCCGTAGGTCAGGGAGCTGCTCTTCATTGCCGGCGACTCTAGTGTCTGCCTGGTGCCATCGTCCCAGTGCTCCACGGCGATGGCACACGAGAATTGAGGAGGCACGCCGCCGTCCGCTCGGACGCAGACCAGTGACACCTCCACCTTCTCGTCGCACTCTCTTAGGGATACCAGGAACACGTCCGGGTGCCCCCGGTCAGCGTCGTCCTCCTCCCCGACGAGGACCTGCCAGCGCCGGGAGAGGGGCAGGCTGAGGGCCACGGGCTGGCCGTAGCGGACCACGAGGATGGTGCGCGAGCAGTGGCGGAGGCAGAAAAAAATTTAAGGTGTGGCGGAAACCAAACAATTAATCATTCAGAGCAATGTAGCAGACCTTGTAGTACTGAAGATTATTTCAGTCAACAACGAGATAAGTTTCAGAATTTGAAGCGAAAATTTAGTTCTCAAATACCTTGCATTAGTACTGGGTGTTCTTCTTCGACGCCATATCGGCTAGTCGTCGGAGCGGCGTTGTCGTTCCCGAATCGAGGACTCGTCTCATCGGCCGGCGGCCGCGATATTGTTTCCTGCTGGCTGCTGCGCGCTTGCGCCTGCCGCCATGCCGGCTCTCCTCGACACGACCGTGAGTGCCGATCGGTTTCTGAGTCGGCGGCAGGATGGTGTTTCGTGTGACGATCAGTTTCCGATTCTAGATTCCAATGAGCACAGCCCAAAATCCCTGCCCATATATTTTACCTAAATGGCCCAACTGCTCACCAGGCCCAATACGGCCAATCACTTACCGGTTCAATTCCCTGGTCTCAAAGACTCAAACAGCAGCTCCCGTCGATGTTAAGCAGTCAACACAAGACAAACCTGAATGATATCTCATATCTGCACATATATACCTAGTATTAGTGCAAAAATTTAGATATGGCGGCCGCCAAACCTTGCCATATAGCTAGCTCCGCCCCTGTGCGCGAGTGGTCGGCGATGTGCTCGAGGAGCTGCTGCGGGGAGCCGGAGAAGCCGCAGAGTTCCGGGCAGCCGCAGGGCGCGTGCTGGCATGCGTGGACGTGGTTGGCGACCTCGTGGTAGACGACGTAGCCCTGGTCGCAGCCGTACCTCTCGTAGTCGCACCgcgcgaaggcggcggcggcggcgaaggactCGGCGAGGGTGGAGCGTTCGACGGAGCGACCACAGGTCTCGCCGTGGACGCCGCGGCAGGACGAGCACACCAGGTGATTCGACACGTCGCACTGCAGGATGCGAATCAGCGCTCAACAGATTGATTTAGCAGACCAGATGCCGAAGCAACATCGAGATTTTGAacggaaaaaaaaaaagatgatgcgTTGGTTGTTTGATGATCTCACCTTGAAGATTGGGGGTTTCAGGGGGAGGTGGCAAACATAGCAGTCCAACATCTCCGCCGACATGTGCACCATCCTAGCTCCCACGACTTGCCCCGGCTCCGTCGTCATGGTGTCTTCGGCCAGGACGAGCGGGGGCGATGCCCTAGCTATCCAATCGGAAGACAAAGGGACGGCCCTGTTTTGATTGTAATTTCGTTGGTACCACACAGTCTGCGCATTGGAATTTGTATCCTATGCATACGAAGGGAAAATTTGCCCGAGACATCGCTATTTCTAGGCTTTTGCCAAAACACATCACTAAAACATGTCTTTGTTAAATATCACTAGCAAAAGTGctcgcgcgttgcagcggataaTTTTTTTGCTGAATATTACATTCGTTCCAAATGTAAGTCTTTTTAGAAACTATTTTAGCTAAAATTATTGTTTTACTAAACCGCAACTACCACCGAGAATATGTTTATGTTAATTTCTAGAGTCTAGCACTGTCCATAAATCTCGATCACCCAAATTGCTCTTTAGCTAGTCTTCATATTTCATAAATTCTAAGTCACCTAAAACTGCAGTATAGgtagcatgcatatttaataaaaCATCAGTGCACTTTTTTATAAGTAAGTTAATTATATACACAGGGAGGTGTGATTCTGCTGGTCAGATGTTCACTATAGTGTTCCACTTAAATATTTGCTCGGACATTCTCACTGGAACATAATACCGAATCAGTACCCGatgaatcaaagaaaaagagatcAATTGTTTTCAAAGAGAAGTAGAAAAAACAAACAACTCACGCGCTCCACAGAAGATCTGAATATACTGCAGCGAAGCACATGAGAAATGAGAGGGTCGTGCTCGAAGGTCAAGCTCCCGGATCGGTGCGAGGCAGTGCGACCTTGGCCTCCTGTACGGCGACGGTGTTCGAGGGTCTGCCCGGCGGCAGGAGGCGTTTTTTCTTCCAGCTCTGTTTTAATCCTTCCAGTCCCAATTGGACTATGCAATCCGTCATCTCAACACAGTCCCGTTTAATCCTTTGCCCATCACCAGCACACTTGATTCCCGAGGCAGCTTCCCTTTGCTGATACTCAAGAAAATTGTGAACTTTTATAAACTGTTGATAATCATTGAAAAGGAACGAGGTGGGACTAAAGAACCCAAATTATCCATACGTCCTGTACTCCTGTCTCTTTTCTACTATGTAGTAGTACTTGTTAACTCGGTAGTTGGTACATCCCCGCACACAGCAGCCCAGCTTAGGCCCAAGGCCCAGCCGCCCAGGCCAGCCCCACGAATAGTCTCAGACAGTTTCGACGCTTGCAGCCGCAAAAGGAAATAAACGAATCGGTAGTGGCAGATGTGAAGTATTATGTAAATTTGTGGGATAGCAAATTTGTCCAAATAAATGTTGGACGAAAAatctggcagaaaccttagctcctttattattaggtagatagcaaaaatgcccgtgcgttgcaccgggtgaaACAAATAATCAAACGCTGTAAAAGGATTATCAATGTTGACACTTCTTCTCTTTGTCACAGTTGACGCTGGTCACGTTTTCTCCTGCACTGATTTGTAATACCTTAAACTGGTTATATTGGTGTGCCCCATTTAGAAATTTTATTAAGATATGAATTTAGATGAACTTATAATTAGTACACCATAATATTTTGGTAATGGCTCCAAAATTTAGTAAAAAAGAACCTATAAAACTTAAAATTTACATGAATGTATGCCTTGTGCGTAGCACCGGGTTAGCTGATATGGGACATAATGATAAAGTGTTAATTTATCGTACATTTACTTTTTTCGTCTTACTTCGTACACTCATTTTTAAGTATATCTCTATAACAATTCGGTTAATACCCTAATTAGATTTGGCtgtgattttattttttcatCATTATGAAGTCTTCCCATCATTGCATTGCGTGATTTTACATGCTTTTCCAATTCCTAATAAAATTTGCAAACCCTATTTTGTTATACTGGGTTTTATAAACCCGGTTTGTATAATCTCTCGTCAAGACCGAGCCATGTACATCTCCTGGTTAAATAATAGTCAGCCAAATTTCTATAAACTCGGCCAACCTCGATATGTGTCAAGAAACCATGGCTACGTCGACCCCAACTTTGTACCTCACATGGTGTTTAATCAGCGTTCAtcctggctggccaatccggccgCGCACTGTGCCTAGCTGACTTTGTCACACCACCATGGTTCCCCGCTCGCTGCAGGATGTGTCGCTATAGATTGTTTTTATGAAATACTTTAAAACATTATTAcaggttatttttcctagataataTAAAATCTCATGTTCCAAATTAATGTACAAAAAAGTGTATTTAAAAAATTAGGATCCAAAATAGAAGTGGCTGCACCGGAAGATCCACCATGAATACAACTGCATCATCCCAAGTTATACACCATGGGCGGTGCGAGGCAATCAACATATTTTGATTATTTTATTAGAAAAAATATACAGAGCAATTTCCGATTCAGCCAGCCGGATCAATTCTTTcatttcattcattcatgcaCGCAGGCACATCCCAACAGATACACGGTCCCGTTCGATCAATCCTTGCCCATCATCAGCACACGTCGGCATTTTTATTCGCTCCTTCATTATTAGATTTCCAAGCATCAACATTGCTGCTGCTTTATTCAGGAGGCAGCTTGCTGATAACCCAACTTTCTGAGCGTATATAAATCGGTGAGACTTAGTGCGAGGTACCGAGGTGGTAATATTCAACTGAATCGTGCTGTTTATGGGAGTTTAGGCTGGTGCACAGCGAAGTTGTCCTCTCGTAGGAATATACCAGGTGTACTCGGTCGTCCGGCAGCGCGGAatcaattgggccggcccacgcgTCGTGATCCATCCGGGAAAAGGTAGCAGCCCCACACATCCGGTGAGGATCGCGACATAGGTTGTTTCATGTGcggagaagaaaaagaaacatatatattagGGGTATAGATTTGGTGGGAGGACAAATTGGTCCAAAAAAGTGTTGGACGAAGGAAACaatcctccctttattattaggggtATAGATTACAATTTCATAACACTTGCTGTAGCACATTGTATGGCCAAAGGGAAAGTTTGATCTTTTTACTTAGGACACGTAAGGTGTTGAATAGGTTTTTTCTTTAACTCAAATTCTGTGATAGTCTCTctgttctgaaatagtctacattctagctctAAAATTTGTTCTAAAATGCTCCACGTTCTAGTTTTTAGTCAACAATAAGACTGAAAATGAGGTGGTTTTGCTCTTTTTATTGGacgttgttattttcaatgtagcttggattgatTGTTCACATATCTAAATACAAATAAATGCAATACTGgtttattttagtttttttatAATGTAAACTAaattagaacggagggagtatgtaacaATTTTAAGAGACATGGTAAGAGGTTCTTTTTGGCCCCATTATGGTTAATTCACATCTAATCGAAGCGATCTGGGACAGAAACTGCGGGCAACCGTGCCATGTTGCTGTCCATGGGTGCTGGCAGCTCGCGACCCATTGGGAGGGCGCTGGCGAGATCGGCCAAGGGAGCCGGTGAGAGCGGCCATGCGCGCCTGTGGATGGCCTGAACTCCTCTCGAGCGGTGCGGCACCTTACGTCCCTCCGGCCGGTCGACGATGGAGCAAACACGAGGCAGGCGATCAAAGAAAATAAGCGGTGTTCGGGAAGAGGGTGGCAGTCTCGCCGATGGAGCAGGATTTATTTATTATGAGGCTGTTTGGATTGTGCCGATGAGAGCCCTGCCAAATTGGGGCGAGCCAACTTTTTGGCGGAGGATTTCGCCGCCGCAGGCTGGCCAACGATTTGGCCTCAAAACTGAACGGTGTGACCAAATATTTGGCACAAATCCAAATATCGGTTTCCATCCAAACGCATGCCCACGCTTTGAGTCAACGCCAAAAAATTGGCTGGGCAATGCGTGGCTGTTATCCAAACGGATCCATATATCTCAATCTCCTCATCAGCGGTGTTGATGCCTGTCCTGTTTTTCACTAGCCCGGCTCGCTATTTATCGCTGTTGCAGCGCCGTACGTCGAGTCGACCGTCGTTCAGTTGCTACGGCAGGGCTGCACTGAGCTGTGCATGTcttggttagggcatctccaacgggcgactCCAACCGCGCCCGCGTGttcggatgggtcgagccggataAAAATACGgctcaacgcggggacgcaccgcaaaagcggatggccgcggcgtccggaacgacgcaaacccggcccaaatctgggccgggtttgcgtggccgcggatggcacgcgccgtcctcgcgtgtccgcctggtccgcCTAGCTAGCCCACATGTCGGTGCCCCACTATCCActtcggccgcacgcgcgagctcgaagcttccgcgccgccatggcctcgaAGCGTGAGTTCgcgccgtccgccaacgaccacgaggccggcagcagccggccagtcgcgccgccggcgttcgccatggggccgccggcgacgcccagacgcgaccggatctacgtcaccgtagcggtggcgcagatgttctgggacgccggcgtcccaatgccgtggggggacgtgcacctcccccacggctggcacctgagcccagatcgggttccggtgccgcccatcccggcgtcaggccgcgcccgcgtcgcggagatccggaggcgtgataacccacaagtataggggatcgcagcagtcttcgcgggtagtaaaacccaatttattgattcgacacaaggggagacaaagaatacttgaaagccttaacagcggagttgtcaattcagctgcacctggaaacagacttgctcgcaagagtttatcagtagtaacagttttatggcagtagcagtagtgaaataatagcagcagagtaacagaaacagcagtagtgattatagtaaacagcaggattaaaatactgtaggcacggggacggataacgggcgttgcatggatgagagaaactcatgtaacaatcaagcagggcatttgcagataataataaaacagtgtctaagtacaaagcaatcaataggcatgtgttccaattatagtcgtacgtgctcacaataagaaacttgcacaacatcttttgtcctaccagccggtggc includes:
- the LOC124691082 gene encoding uncharacterized protein LOC124691082: MTTEPGQVVGARMVHMSAEMLDCYVCHLPLKPPIFKCDVSNHLVCSSCRGVHGETCGRSVERSTLAESFAAAAAFARCDYERYGCDQGYVVYHEVANHVHACQHAPCGCPELCGFSGSPQQLLEHIADHSRTILVVRYGQPVALSLPLSRRWQVLVGEEDDADRGHPDVFLVSLRECDEKVEVSLVCVRADGGVPPQFSCAIAVEHWDDGTRQTLESPAMKSSSLTYGTLLPPGDVKWLKEALDRLTGSDVLRRFLPSGVCVGLLDPVSNIIVNALLAATADMASPPVAVDWTDLGDTERHSLDLGQAELEAVAEPDPDTRPDTSPSPQLPVAAAAVRGGPQQERAEAGGILIDPARSIQCLIEVTVFVKDWTVKCD